The following proteins come from a genomic window of Andrena cerasifolii isolate SP2316 chromosome 6, iyAndCera1_principal, whole genome shotgun sequence:
- the Pdf gene encoding pigment-dispersing factor, with amino-acid sequence MASIKCMIVLIAILGISYDALGAIEDPERNLLGLSIPYGRGVDNELQLARLLLLPPRLYHPKRNSELINSLLGLPKNMNNAGK; translated from the exons ATGGCTTCGATCAAGTGCATGATCGTCTTGATCGCGATTCTGGGAATCTCCTACGACGCGTTGGGGGCGATCGAGGACCCGGAGAGGAATCTCTTGGGACTAAGCATCCCGTACGGCCGAGGAGTG GATAACGAGCTGCAACTTGCAAGGCTGCTGCTGTTACCTCCCCGCCTGTATCATCCTAAACGCAATTCCGAACTCATAAACTCGCTGCTGGGCTTACCGAAGAACATGAATAACGCTGGAAAATAA